The following proteins are encoded in a genomic region of Hirundo rustica isolate bHirRus1 chromosome 3, bHirRus1.pri.v3, whole genome shotgun sequence:
- the CLN8 gene encoding protein CLN8, with protein sequence MKETIMGMRSVKREEMNPANDDTVFGTIFDWDYLLWEIRLTFLAAGFLIYLGVFLLSHWLSSWRSTTYRALYAKEKVFWNMAVTRAVFGLQSCVAGLWALLIDPVFHADKVYSQQNWSWFNCLIAAGFFLLENVAVHVSNIIFRTFDVFLVVHHLLAFGGLAGLVINVKSGHYLPLMGMLLEMSTPSTCISWMLLKAGRASTFFWKANQWVMIHLFHCRMILTYHMWWVCIFNWNSIIENLGLLHCIVLFSGLFAVTLILNPYWTYKKTQQLLSPTDWNFENKAVENGKLNGETHQKKRI encoded by the exons ATGAAGGAGACTATAATGGGGATGAGAAGtgtcaaaagagaagaaatgaatCCTGCAAATGATGATACAGTGTTTGGGACCATTTTTGACTGGGACTATCTCTTATGGGAAATTCGTTTGACATTTTTAGCTGCTGGTTTTTTAATCTACTTGGGAGTATTTCTTCTGTCTCACTGGTTGTCTTCTTGGAGAAGTACCACTTACCGTGCCTTGTATGCAAAAGAGAAGGTGTTTTGGAATATGGCAGTCACACGTGCTGTGTTTGGACTTCAGAGTTGTGTTGCTGGGTTATGGGCTTTGCTCATAGATCCCGTTTTTCATGCTGACAAAGTCTATTCACAGCAAAACTGGAGTTGGTTTAACTGTTTAATAGCAGCTGGATTTTTCTTGCTTGAAAATGTAGCAGTTCATGTGTCCAACATTATTTTTAGAACATTTGATGTTTTCTTAGTAGTTCATCATTTGCTTGCTTTTGGTGGCTTGGCTGGTTTAGTAATTAATGTGAAATCTGGACATTATCTGCCTTTGATGGGAATGTTGCTGGAGATGAGTACTCCCTCAACATGCATTTCCTGGATGCTTCTAAAG GCTGGCCGTGCTAGCACCTTTTTCTGGAAGGCAAACCAGTGGGTGATGATCCATCTGTTTCACTGCCGCATGATTCTTACCTACCACATGTGGTGGGTGTGTATTTTCAATTGGAATTCTATTATAGAAAATCTGGGACTTCTTCACTGTATCGTTTTATTCTCAGGATTATTTGCTGTCACACTAATACTTAACCCATACTGGACATACAAAAAAACTCAGCAACTCCTCAGCCCAACTGACTggaactttgaaaataaagcagtggaaaatggaaaactaAATGGTGAAACACATCAAAAGAAGAGGATATAG